The following nucleotide sequence is from Pseudomonas sp. RC10.
AGGCGCTGTGCCAGACGAATCGCTGACGACGGCACCATTTGCCCGTGGGTGCCGAACAGCAGGTCGCATTTGTTGCCCACGGCTTCACGAATCTTGCGGCAGAAGGTTTCGCAGCGCTCCAGCACTTCCAGGGAAATCTGGTGGCCTGAGTACGCGGTGTAAGGCCCGGCCGGGTCGAACTTCACGGCGGTGAAGCCTTTGTTCATGTTCTCGACCGCGCATTCGGCGGCCAGGTCCGGGTCCTCGTAGTCGTACTCGCCCTGGCTGTTGACCGGGTACAGGTAGGTGTACGAACGCAGACGCTCGTTGACCTTACCGCCCAGCAATTCGTACACCGGCTTGTTCGCCGCCTTGCCGATGATGTCCCAGCACGCCATTTCCAGGCCGCTGACCACGCCCATCATCGTCAGGTCCGGGCGCTGGGTGAAGCCGCTCGAATAGGCCTGACGGAAGAAGCGTTCGATGTGGTGCGGGTCATGATTCAGCAGGTAGCGCTCGAACACGTCTTCGATGATCGGCAGCATGGCTTTGGGGCCGAACGTGGCGGCGTAGATTTCCCCGACGCCTTCGATGCCGCAATCGGTTTTCAGTTTGACGAACAGCCAGTACATGCCACCGATGTGCGGCGGCGGAACGGCGACGATGTGGGTTTCCAGGGCGATGATTTTCATGTCAGGCACCGTGTGCGTTGAAGGTTTTGCGCTTGACCCGCGCCCGCAGCGCCAGGGCTGTGAGGGTGCCGATCAGGCCAATGAAAGCGATGTAGCTGAAATAGAGCTTGTAACCCAGGGCACCGGGGAACTGGTCAGTGAGGTAGCCATTGATCAGCGGAATGAAGGTGTCCGGCAGATAGCCCACCACTGAGACGATGCCAATGGCCAGGCCCGTGATGCGCAGCGGAATGTTGCACGTGTCGAGAATCGCCCAGTACAGGCCG
It contains:
- a CDS encoding mandelate racemase/muconate lactonizing enzyme family protein codes for the protein MKIIALETHIVAVPPPHIGGMYWLFVKLKTDCGIEGVGEIYAATFGPKAMLPIIEDVFERYLLNHDPHHIERFFRQAYSSGFTQRPDLTMMGVVSGLEMACWDIIGKAANKPVYELLGGKVNERLRSYTYLYPVNSQGEYDYEDPDLAAECAVENMNKGFTAVKFDPAGPYTAYSGHQISLEVLERCETFCRKIREAVGNKCDLLFGTHGQMVPSSAIRLAQRLEKYDPLWFEEPVPPGQEEAMAQVAAKTSIPIATGERLTTKYEFFKLLQAGGASILQMNVARCGGLLEAKKIASMAEAYYAQIAPHLYNGPIGAAASFQLATCTPNFLIQESIETWGGFHAEILKKPLQWEDGYIIPSTEPGLGVELNMDVVRAHTPYTGSRLHLQMAPTPADVKDTSPARG